A genomic window from Agrobacterium tumefaciens includes:
- a CDS encoding acyl--CoA ligase, whose protein sequence is MRIDHYLHRSAERHPGKTAVVAGETRLSYGELKTMSEAFAAALIFRGVTPGDRVVLVLDNGWRMAVAIFGCWMAGAVVCPVNPSTKEARLSQILDSSTPFAVVAEARLEKVVSDAAGSSALLRIVSGASNASGDSVDFDALLEERPDVLPQNLPDMDLAVIIYTSGSTGEPKGVMLAHDNLDAAVRSITSYLGNTADDILLGVLPLSFGYGLNQLLSSVFVAGTLVIEKSFAYPHLIFERIREERITGFALVPTMLSIMMQTRDLSPTLFESLRYATAAAAPLPTVHADWLRSFLPHLRLFCMYGQTECTRISFLPPEDLDRKRGSVGIAIPGTSIEVVNEAGGSVSPGVAGELVVSGPHVMRGYWRNEAATARALRIDAATGRMRLHTGDLFTCDAEGYLTFVARKDDIIKSRGEKVAPQAVEAVLQAMPGVSDALVVGVAHEVFGQAIKAIVIAPDAAITEKDVMRHCARYLEVHMVPTLVEFRDFLPTTDTGKVSRRLAAQDTENNR, encoded by the coding sequence TTGCGTATTGACCACTACCTGCATCGAAGTGCGGAGCGACACCCCGGCAAGACGGCGGTGGTGGCTGGTGAAACGCGCCTGAGTTACGGCGAACTCAAGACGATGAGCGAGGCTTTTGCCGCTGCCCTGATCTTTCGTGGTGTGACCCCGGGAGACCGTGTCGTCCTTGTGCTGGACAATGGCTGGCGCATGGCGGTGGCGATTTTCGGCTGCTGGATGGCGGGCGCTGTCGTCTGCCCGGTCAATCCATCGACGAAGGAAGCCCGCCTTTCGCAAATTCTGGACAGTTCCACGCCCTTTGCCGTGGTTGCGGAGGCGCGGCTGGAGAAAGTGGTTTCAGATGCCGCCGGTTCTTCCGCGCTGTTGCGTATCGTTTCCGGCGCTTCGAACGCATCCGGCGATAGTGTCGATTTCGACGCGCTGCTCGAGGAACGGCCCGACGTGCTGCCGCAGAACCTGCCCGACATGGATCTGGCGGTGATCATCTATACGTCGGGTTCCACCGGCGAGCCGAAGGGTGTGATGCTGGCGCATGATAATCTCGATGCGGCCGTCCGTTCGATTACATCCTATCTCGGCAACACCGCCGACGATATCCTTCTTGGCGTATTGCCGCTTTCATTCGGGTATGGCCTCAACCAGTTGCTTTCCAGCGTCTTTGTCGCCGGCACGCTGGTGATCGAGAAATCCTTCGCCTATCCGCATCTGATTTTCGAGCGTATTCGCGAAGAGCGGATTACCGGCTTCGCGCTGGTGCCGACCATGCTTTCCATCATGATGCAGACGCGCGATCTGTCGCCAACGCTGTTCGAAAGCCTGCGTTACGCCACCGCCGCCGCCGCACCTTTGCCGACCGTCCACGCCGACTGGCTGCGCAGCTTTCTGCCGCATCTCCGGCTGTTTTGCATGTATGGTCAGACGGAATGCACCCGCATCAGCTTTCTGCCGCCGGAAGACCTCGACAGGAAGCGCGGCTCGGTCGGGATCGCCATTCCCGGCACGTCCATCGAGGTGGTCAACGAGGCGGGTGGCAGCGTATCGCCCGGTGTTGCGGGCGAACTCGTCGTCAGCGGGCCGCATGTGATGCGCGGCTATTGGAGAAACGAGGCGGCAACGGCCCGTGCATTGCGCATTGACGCCGCAACCGGCAGGATGCGTCTCCACACCGGCGATCTCTTTACCTGCGATGCAGAAGGTTATCTGACCTTCGTCGCCCGCAAGGACGATATCATCAAGTCACGCGGTGAAAAGGTTGCGCCGCAGGCGGTCGAGGCCGTGCTGCAAGCCATGCCAGGCGTATCGGACGCTCTGGTTGTCGGCGTCGCACATGAGGTTTTCGGTCAGGCGATCAAGGCGATCGTCATCGCTCCCGATGCGGCGATTACCGAAAAAGACGTCATGCGCCACTGTGCCCGGTATCTGGAAGTCCATATGGTGCCGACACTGGTTGAATTTCGCGATTTCCTGCCGACGACGGATACCGGCAAGGTCAGCCGTCGTCTCGCTGCTCAAGATACGGAGAACAATCGATGA
- the nadE gene encoding NAD(+) synthase has protein sequence MTNNAHSMPFSPLELDAAAEVERIAEKIRQSLRFDLRKRGLVLGLSGGIDSSVSAALAVHALGAANVFGLFMPENDSDPESLRLGKAVATMLGMDCVLEDIGPSLAAMGCYERRDGFIREVVPEYGPGWTSKIVFDNAMSTGAYNISSLVVRSPSGETRKIRLTAKAYLGIVAATNMKQRTRKQFEYYHADRLNFAVLGTPNRLEYDQGFFVKNGDGAADIKPIAHLYKSQVYQIAAHLGIPQEIRARPPTTDTYSMPQTQEEFYFALPYDKMDICLYGLENNRPTAEIATAAGLSEDNVRFVWTDIAAKRKVAHYLHHAPIHLHEGVQGKS, from the coding sequence ATGACGAATAACGCACACAGCATGCCTTTCTCGCCGCTTGAACTCGATGCGGCGGCGGAGGTTGAACGTATCGCCGAAAAAATCCGCCAGTCCCTTCGGTTCGACCTGCGCAAGCGCGGCCTGGTGCTTGGCCTTTCCGGCGGCATCGATTCCAGCGTCAGCGCCGCACTCGCCGTTCATGCGCTCGGGGCTGCGAATGTCTTTGGCCTGTTCATGCCGGAAAACGATTCCGACCCGGAAAGCCTGCGGCTTGGAAAGGCGGTAGCGACAATGCTCGGCATGGATTGTGTGCTGGAGGATATCGGGCCCTCGCTTGCCGCCATGGGTTGTTATGAAAGGCGCGACGGTTTTATCCGCGAGGTCGTTCCGGAATATGGTCCGGGCTGGACCTCCAAGATCGTTTTCGACAATGCCATGAGCACCGGCGCTTATAATATCTCTTCGCTGGTCGTGCGTTCGCCATCAGGTGAAACACGCAAGATTCGTCTCACGGCAAAAGCCTATCTCGGCATCGTCGCGGCAACGAACATGAAGCAGCGCACCCGCAAGCAGTTCGAATATTATCACGCCGACCGTCTGAATTTCGCGGTGCTGGGAACCCCGAACCGGCTGGAATATGACCAGGGCTTCTTCGTCAAGAATGGCGACGGCGCAGCCGACATCAAGCCGATCGCCCATCTTTACAAGTCGCAGGTCTACCAGATCGCGGCCCATCTCGGCATTCCGCAGGAAATCCGCGCCCGCCCACCGACCACCGATACCTATTCCATGCCGCAGACGCAGGAAGAATTCTATTTCGCCCTGCCTTACGACAAGATGGATATCTGCCTCTATGGTCTCGAAAACAACAGGCCTACGGCCGAGATTGCAACGGCGGCCGGGTTGAGCGAGGACAATGTCCGCTTCGTCTGGACCGATATCGCCGCCAAGCGCAAGGTGGCGCATTACCTGCACCATGCGCCTATCCATCTTCATGAGGGGGTTCAGGGCAAGTCCTGA
- a CDS encoding spore coat U domain-containing protein, whose product MMMLTRAGLALSAFLFASPVLAQSCSFSMSDMNFGFVNLTSGSAVDSTATLNITCSNPLLTLGLSIRICPNINAGSGGQSGGIRRMLQGSNVLNYQLYQNSGRTTSWGSLAQPALGSPPPIDLALPLLLNSTSRVVYGRIAANQASAARGPYLSSFAGAETNFTYASYLLLAPSCSTVTQNPTQVPFNVTAAVEPTCLVTAQPINFGNHGVLSAAVDATGSIALTCTANLAYSVALNGGLSNSPPASRRMVLGGASITYGLYRDISRTNVWGNAAGQMATGTGTGSLQTLTVYGRVPAQNTPAPGNYSDTVVVTVSY is encoded by the coding sequence ATGATGATGCTGACCCGTGCGGGCCTTGCCCTCTCCGCTTTTCTTTTTGCCTCTCCCGTGCTGGCGCAAAGCTGCAGTTTCAGCATGTCGGATATGAATTTCGGTTTCGTCAATCTCACAAGCGGCAGTGCGGTGGACAGTACCGCGACACTGAACATAACCTGTTCCAACCCATTGTTGACGCTGGGCCTTTCTATTCGCATCTGCCCGAACATCAATGCGGGCAGTGGAGGCCAGTCGGGCGGGATTCGCAGGATGCTGCAGGGCAGCAACGTGCTCAATTATCAACTATATCAAAATTCCGGGCGGACGACGTCCTGGGGATCCCTCGCTCAACCTGCGCTCGGATCACCTCCACCGATCGATCTGGCGCTACCGCTCTTGTTGAACAGTACAAGCCGTGTCGTTTACGGCAGGATTGCCGCTAATCAGGCCTCTGCGGCGCGGGGACCATACCTCTCCAGCTTTGCTGGCGCCGAGACCAACTTCACCTATGCCTCGTATCTTCTACTTGCGCCGAGTTGCTCGACTGTAACCCAAAACCCCACTCAAGTACCCTTCAACGTCACGGCCGCGGTGGAGCCCACCTGTCTTGTCACAGCCCAACCCATCAATTTCGGCAATCACGGCGTTCTCAGCGCCGCCGTCGATGCGACCGGCTCGATTGCGCTGACCTGCACGGCGAACCTCGCCTATAGCGTTGCTCTCAATGGCGGCCTGAGCAACAGCCCGCCGGCTTCGCGGCGAATGGTGCTTGGCGGCGCGTCGATCACCTACGGTCTTTACCGTGACATCAGCCGCACGAATGTCTGGGGAAATGCCGCCGGGCAGATGGCCACCGGCACCGGAACAGGCAGCCTGCAGACGCTGACCGTCTATGGACGCGTGCCGGCGCAGAATACGCCGGCACCGGGGAATTACTCCGACACTGTCGTTGTGACGGTGAGTTATTGA
- a CDS encoding fimbrial biogenesis outer membrane usher protein gives MRRRASPADSLAVLTIAGLTIISSSSFSMAQDLPPAASQASFAAEEPRQLQLEVYINDVSTELIATFRQDDTGTLFIEPVQLRNVGITPVDSAVGGDGWVDISRLPDVTARYDESSQSVYFTLPTGARASKVIDASGKNDRNEDEEVQDRALSNWGGLVNYTIYGSSGGERWSDIADFNGVSALLEGRVFGPLGVLSSSQVLSTSQLDQFDTRRLDTTWSYSDEDTLTTYRAGDLITGGLAWTRPTRLGGLQIRRNFDLRPDMVTMPMPAFAGSAAVPSTVDVYVDNIRRISQDVPEGPFSITNLPVVSGAGNARLVVRDALGRETVSETPFFASADLLAKGLIDFSAELGFARRDYGTSSFDYDERLLGSATVRYGFSDKLTLEGHAEGGEDFYNVGVGGVFTLGDFGLGTVSGATSHFREESGYQLSASVEAELLGVQFVARSQRTFGDYHDIASVSANTSENRKISGLLSARAPRSLDQISASTQLAFDETSLNFSYTQLETFDERKSRLLGLSATRRFGENGNIFITAYKDLEDDGSYGVYAGLSWTFGGGISSSVGLSSNADGYSATADIAKSEQQTEGSYGWRLRGSMGNSNIVSASGSYRGSVARVAAGVDQFNGTTQAYAQVDGSIAIAGGDVFLGNRIDDAFAVVDAGAPGVEISLENRPIGQTNRRGKILLPNLHSYDVNTITLDPSNLPVDARIDRTKQTVIPAEGGGAVVDFKVETGGRVALVTLKNESGDFIEAGSTGTIDGSGDFVVGYDGQAYLDNVSEKHRLLITQPMRGDCEAQIVLGAASETRTTVEAICRSVQ, from the coding sequence ATGCGACGGCGCGCGTCACCGGCGGATAGCCTCGCCGTTTTGACGATTGCAGGTTTGACGATCATTTCATCGAGCAGTTTTTCCATGGCGCAGGATTTACCCCCTGCGGCATCACAGGCCTCTTTTGCCGCAGAAGAGCCGAGACAATTGCAGCTCGAAGTCTACATCAACGATGTTTCGACAGAACTGATCGCCACATTTCGTCAAGACGACACCGGTACGCTTTTCATAGAGCCGGTCCAGCTGAGAAATGTCGGAATTACACCCGTTGACAGTGCCGTTGGCGGTGATGGCTGGGTCGACATTTCCAGACTGCCCGATGTAACGGCACGTTACGACGAGAGCAGTCAGTCCGTCTATTTCACGCTCCCGACCGGGGCGCGGGCCAGCAAGGTTATCGACGCATCCGGCAAAAATGACCGGAACGAGGACGAAGAGGTGCAGGACAGGGCGCTAAGCAATTGGGGAGGTCTGGTGAATTACACGATTTACGGATCATCCGGTGGCGAAAGATGGTCGGATATTGCCGACTTCAACGGCGTTTCCGCCTTGCTGGAAGGTCGCGTTTTCGGCCCGCTCGGGGTATTGTCTTCGTCTCAGGTTCTCAGCACATCGCAACTCGACCAGTTTGATACGAGACGGCTCGACACCACCTGGAGCTATTCCGATGAAGACACGCTGACGACCTATCGGGCAGGCGATCTGATTACAGGCGGGCTTGCCTGGACGCGCCCGACGCGGCTGGGTGGTCTACAGATACGAAGAAATTTCGATCTTCGGCCAGACATGGTCACGATGCCGATGCCGGCATTTGCCGGCTCCGCGGCGGTGCCATCCACCGTCGATGTCTATGTCGACAATATTCGCCGCATATCACAGGACGTTCCGGAAGGGCCCTTTTCCATCACCAATCTTCCCGTCGTCAGCGGTGCGGGCAATGCGCGGCTGGTGGTGCGCGATGCCCTCGGTCGCGAGACGGTGTCGGAAACGCCGTTTTTCGCCTCGGCGGACTTGTTGGCGAAAGGACTGATCGATTTTTCCGCCGAACTCGGCTTTGCCCGGCGCGACTACGGCACCTCGTCTTTCGACTACGATGAAAGGCTGTTGGGGTCAGCAACGGTGCGCTACGGATTTTCAGATAAGCTGACACTGGAAGGCCATGCGGAAGGCGGCGAGGATTTTTATAATGTCGGGGTTGGCGGTGTCTTTACGCTCGGCGATTTCGGATTGGGCACGGTTTCCGGCGCAACCAGCCATTTCCGGGAGGAAAGCGGCTATCAGCTTTCCGCAAGCGTCGAGGCGGAATTGCTCGGCGTTCAGTTCGTTGCCCGCTCGCAACGCACGTTTGGTGACTATCACGATATCGCATCCGTTTCCGCAAACACCTCGGAAAACAGAAAAATCTCAGGCCTGCTCAGCGCCCGTGCGCCGCGTTCCCTCGATCAGATATCCGCCTCCACCCAGCTGGCTTTCGATGAGACGAGCCTGAACTTCTCCTACACGCAGCTTGAGACCTTCGATGAGAGGAAATCCCGGCTGCTGGGTCTTTCCGCAACGCGCCGGTTTGGCGAAAACGGCAATATCTTCATCACCGCCTACAAGGACCTTGAAGACGATGGTTCCTATGGCGTCTATGCCGGTCTTTCCTGGACATTCGGGGGCGGCATTTCCAGTTCTGTCGGTTTGTCTTCCAATGCCGACGGATATTCAGCGACAGCCGACATAGCAAAATCCGAACAGCAGACCGAAGGCAGTTATGGCTGGCGTTTGCGTGGCTCCATGGGCAACAGCAATATCGTCTCCGCTTCGGGCAGTTATCGCGGCAGCGTGGCGCGTGTGGCGGCGGGTGTTGATCAGTTCAATGGAACCACCCAGGCCTATGCGCAGGTGGATGGATCGATCGCGATTGCCGGCGGGGATGTTTTCCTTGGCAACCGTATCGATGATGCCTTTGCCGTTGTCGACGCGGGTGCGCCGGGCGTTGAGATTTCACTTGAAAACCGCCCCATCGGCCAGACCAACCGCCGTGGCAAGATATTGCTTCCAAACCTGCATTCCTACGACGTCAACACGATTACCCTCGACCCGAGCAATCTTCCTGTCGATGCACGTATCGACAGGACGAAGCAGACCGTCATTCCGGCGGAAGGTGGCGGGGCGGTTGTCGATTTCAAGGTGGAGACCGGCGGACGTGTGGCGCTGGTAACCTTGAAGAACGAAAGTGGCGACTTCATCGAGGCGGGATCGACCGGCACCATCGATGGCAGCGGCGATTTCGTGGTTGGTTATGATGGGCAGGCCTATCTCGACAATGTTTCCGAGAAGCACCGGCTCCTCATCACGCAGCCGATGAGAGGAGACTGTGAAGCGCAGATCGTTCTTGGCGCCGCTTCCGAAACACGCACAACTGTTGAAGCCATCTGCAGGAGCGTTCAATGA
- a CDS encoding molecular chaperone encodes MRLFTLAAAFIAGLSVSPSYATSLRVSPVILDLRAPTAASSLRIWNDAKTPINVQVRIFRWTQQNGEDVLTAAQDVVASPPMTQLKPGAENLVRIVRLSKTPIKAEESYRVIVDELPSRTKSPSGTINLVVRHSIPVFFSNAAAGDAEATWSVTPQANGYRVTVSNRGLKRLRIANLKLLGGNGQPVAQQQGLVGYVLGQSGTSWVVPAPNGKRAGGTVKISADSEGGPVNATARVTGG; translated from the coding sequence ATGCGTCTTTTTACCTTAGCGGCTGCGTTTATTGCCGGTCTGTCTGTTTCACCTTCATACGCTACATCGTTGCGGGTCTCACCCGTTATCCTGGATCTCAGGGCGCCAACCGCGGCATCCAGTCTTCGAATATGGAATGATGCCAAAACGCCCATCAACGTTCAGGTCAGAATTTTCCGCTGGACCCAGCAAAACGGAGAGGATGTCCTGACCGCCGCACAGGATGTGGTTGCCAGCCCGCCCATGACCCAATTGAAGCCGGGGGCGGAAAACCTTGTCCGCATCGTCCGACTCTCGAAAACGCCGATCAAGGCGGAAGAGAGCTACCGCGTCATCGTCGATGAACTGCCGTCAAGGACCAAATCCCCATCCGGCACCATCAATCTTGTCGTGCGTCACTCCATACCCGTTTTCTTCTCGAATGCGGCCGCAGGTGATGCCGAGGCAACGTGGTCAGTGACACCGCAGGCCAATGGTTATCGGGTAACGGTTTCCAACAGGGGCCTGAAGCGGCTGCGGATCGCCAATCTCAAACTGCTCGGTGGTAACGGGCAGCCAGTCGCCCAGCAACAGGGGCTGGTGGGTTATGTGCTCGGCCAGTCGGGCACGAGCTGGGTCGTTCCGGCACCGAATGGCAAGAGAGCCGGCGGCACGGTGAAGATTTCAGCGGACAGCGAAGGCGGCCCTGTCAATGCGACGGCGCGCGTCACCGGCGGATAG
- a CDS encoding spore coat U domain-containing protein, with the protein MRFVKSRHIALLAALISAPASSLAQTSTTADFTVQITIQAACQINSAGLLNFGNSGFITGNVDATSQIVVQCTSSTPYSLGLSAGAGTGATVASRLMTGPSGATVSYSLYRDSGHTQLWGNTIGTDRQTGTGTGAAQTFTVYGRVPAQTTPVPGVYTDTVRATLTY; encoded by the coding sequence ATGAGGTTCGTGAAATCACGCCATATCGCATTGCTTGCAGCACTGATCTCCGCGCCAGCGTCAAGCCTCGCGCAGACATCCACGACGGCAGACTTTACCGTACAGATAACCATTCAGGCGGCATGCCAGATCAACTCCGCCGGTTTGCTCAATTTCGGCAATAGTGGCTTCATCACGGGTAACGTGGATGCCACCAGCCAGATTGTCGTTCAATGCACGTCAAGCACACCATACTCGCTGGGGCTGAGCGCCGGCGCGGGAACCGGCGCGACGGTTGCAAGCCGTTTGATGACCGGCCCGAGCGGCGCAACCGTTTCCTATTCGCTTTACCGGGATTCCGGGCACACGCAGCTGTGGGGAAATACCATCGGCACGGACAGGCAGACGGGAACGGGAACGGGCGCGGCACAGACATTTACCGTTTATGGGCGGGTGCCGGCCCAGACGACACCCGTGCCGGGCGTCTATACGGACACCGTGAGGGCCACGCTTACCTATTGA
- a CDS encoding LacI family DNA-binding transcriptional regulator — MGKANYRDIARLAGVGTATVERVLNGRGGVRPELVEKVVIAARNLDYPRTLPDAHRGLLRIDVLMVRPETTFYRRLSKAFERIAQTLDPLLIVQRSFVEEMKPEEIAKRILSTDVARAGLILAVPSSPLVGAAVEAVMKRGLPVVHVVTRASEDRGDFVGIDNYAAGRTAAHFIARMSRRQGPIVALCHPIYQVHRERIRGFSDYFLEHPGPVAFKWLGFTRDDELYSAEYLSSALEIYPDLVGLYNAGGANSALIDVLRRQRPARDLMFVGHELTDYTRAALRDGFMDVVLDQAPEAQAQRALDLVLRRLGLTTIEPDSAPIRFITITPEGL; from the coding sequence GTGGGCAAGGCGAACTACAGGGACATTGCACGTCTTGCCGGGGTGGGGACCGCAACTGTGGAGCGGGTTCTGAACGGAAGGGGTGGCGTTCGGCCCGAACTGGTCGAGAAAGTCGTCATCGCTGCACGCAACCTTGATTACCCACGCACGCTGCCGGATGCGCATCGCGGGCTGCTGCGCATAGACGTCTTGATGGTTCGCCCCGAAACGACATTTTATCGGCGGCTTTCCAAAGCCTTTGAGAGGATTGCCCAGACGCTTGATCCTCTCCTTATCGTTCAGCGCAGCTTTGTTGAGGAAATGAAGCCCGAGGAGATTGCGAAGCGTATCCTGTCGACGGATGTAGCGCGCGCCGGCCTGATCCTGGCGGTTCCCAGCAGCCCTTTGGTTGGCGCAGCGGTGGAGGCGGTTATGAAGCGGGGTCTTCCGGTCGTCCATGTGGTCACCCGTGCCTCCGAGGATCGGGGAGATTTCGTCGGTATCGACAACTATGCCGCCGGGCGGACGGCGGCACATTTCATCGCCCGGATGAGCCGCAGGCAAGGCCCGATCGTTGCGCTGTGCCATCCCATCTACCAGGTGCACCGCGAACGCATTCGCGGTTTCTCCGATTATTTTCTCGAACACCCTGGCCCTGTCGCCTTTAAATGGCTTGGTTTTACGCGTGACGACGAACTCTACAGCGCAGAATATCTAAGTTCGGCGCTCGAAATCTATCCGGATCTTGTCGGCCTTTATAATGCAGGCGGCGCGAATTCCGCCCTGATCGACGTCCTGCGCCGTCAGCGTCCCGCGCGAGACCTGATGTTCGTCGGGCATGAGTTGACGGACTATACGCGGGCGGCCCTGCGTGATGGCTTCATGGACGTGGTGCTGGATCAGGCGCCCGAGGCGCAGGCCCAGCGGGCGCTCGATCTTGTCCTGCGTCGTCTTGGACTGACCACCATCGAACCGGATTCAGCTCCCATACGCTTCATCACCATTACCCCTGAAGGGCTTTGA
- a CDS encoding sterol desaturase family protein encodes MDDLKYGTRNKRGDWAPNEPIETAPLFAFPPKLVALLKWLPHYFFPWNAIFAASAVAYWAWVIPPMETMQVFGIGWIAWLYAVNAICVLLFYGAFELHLYVLKRQENRFKYNGKFPADNKSNAFWFESQNLDNILRTFLSGVTIWTAIEVVMLWAYANGYAPWLSFTENPWTLAVVALVVPIIHEFHFFCIHRLIHTPLLYKWVHSVHHNSVNPSPWSSLSMHPIEHLLYFGTAFYHLIVPSNPILMLYQLHYAGFGAIPGHVGFDKVEVGENGLVDSHAYAHYLHHKYFEVNYGDALIPLDRWFGTWHDGSPEGEARMQERYRKRKEKNAARKARNTIGEAAE; translated from the coding sequence ATGGACGATCTAAAATATGGAACGCGAAACAAGCGCGGCGACTGGGCTCCCAACGAGCCGATTGAAACGGCGCCGCTTTTTGCCTTTCCGCCAAAGCTGGTTGCGCTGCTGAAATGGCTGCCCCATTATTTTTTCCCATGGAACGCGATCTTTGCGGCGTCTGCCGTCGCCTATTGGGCCTGGGTCATTCCGCCGATGGAGACCATGCAGGTTTTCGGGATCGGCTGGATTGCCTGGCTTTACGCCGTCAACGCGATCTGCGTCCTGCTTTTCTACGGCGCTTTCGAGCTTCACCTCTATGTTCTGAAGCGGCAGGAAAACCGCTTCAAATATAACGGCAAGTTCCCGGCCGATAACAAGAGCAATGCCTTCTGGTTCGAAAGCCAGAACCTCGACAATATTTTGCGCACCTTCCTGTCGGGTGTCACCATCTGGACCGCCATAGAGGTTGTCATGCTGTGGGCCTATGCCAATGGTTATGCGCCGTGGCTGAGCTTTACGGAGAACCCCTGGACACTCGCCGTTGTCGCACTCGTGGTCCCGATCATTCACGAGTTCCATTTCTTCTGCATTCACCGGCTCATTCACACGCCGCTTCTTTATAAATGGGTGCATTCCGTTCACCACAATTCGGTGAATCCGTCGCCGTGGTCGTCGCTGTCGATGCACCCCATCGAGCACCTTCTCTATTTCGGGACCGCCTTCTATCACCTGATCGTGCCGTCAAACCCCATCCTGATGCTGTATCAGCTCCATTATGCGGGTTTCGGCGCCATTCCCGGCCATGTCGGCTTCGACAAGGTGGAAGTCGGGGAGAACGGGCTGGTCGATAGCCATGCCTATGCACATTACCTGCACCACAAATATTTCGAGGTGAATTACGGCGATGCGCTGATCCCGCTCGATCGCTGGTTCGGCACCTGGCACGACGGCTCTCCCGAGGGCGAGGCGCGGATGCAGGAGCGTTATCGCAAACGGAAGGAAAAAAACGCAGCCCGCAAGGCGCGCAACACAATCGGGGAGGCAGCCGAATGA
- a CDS encoding Rieske 2Fe-2S domain-containing protein, with translation MTWVSACKLDDIEQEGAIRFDHGGRTYAIYRGPDDSVYCTAGLCTHEAIHLADGLVMDFEVECPKHSGAFDYRTGEALRLPACENLKTYPTEVVDGEVRITIG, from the coding sequence TTGACCTGGGTTTCGGCCTGCAAACTTGACGATATCGAACAGGAAGGAGCCATCCGCTTCGATCACGGCGGTCGCACCTACGCGATCTACCGCGGCCCGGACGATAGCGTTTATTGCACCGCCGGCCTTTGCACCCACGAGGCGATCCATCTTGCAGACGGGCTCGTCATGGATTTCGAGGTGGAATGTCCCAAGCATTCCGGCGCCTTCGACTATCGCACCGGCGAGGCCCTCAGGCTTCCCGCCTGCGAAAACCTGAAAACCTATCCGACGGAAGTGGTCGATGGGGAAGTCCGCATAACCATCGGATAG
- a CDS encoding sugar ABC transporter substrate-binding protein — MRSICTVAVLAALMAGGASAETIGVSMQSFDNNFQTLLREGLSARASKMDGVKLQVEDAQTDVSKQRSQVDNFIASKVDAIIVTLTDTSAAPGISEAAQKAGIPLVYLNIAPENIGRLPEKQAYVGSKETDAGRLGAEAACDLLKKKNKAGDAQAFILMGDLAHQASRDRTSSVKETLAAGDCKGATIADEQSAAWTRTNAMDLTTNWITAGRPIDVVFANNDEMAIGAIQAFKAAGVPMDDVIVVGIDATQDALAAMAAGDLDVTVFQNAGGQSASAVDAAIGLARAKSVDKEVWVPFELVTPGNMGEYSRKN, encoded by the coding sequence ATGAGATCAATCTGTACGGTCGCCGTTCTGGCGGCTCTCATGGCAGGTGGGGCATCGGCCGAAACGATCGGTGTTTCGATGCAAAGCTTCGACAACAACTTTCAGACGCTTCTGCGGGAGGGGCTTAGCGCAAGAGCGTCCAAAATGGATGGCGTCAAACTGCAGGTCGAGGATGCGCAGACGGATGTCTCCAAACAGCGCAGCCAGGTGGACAATTTCATCGCTTCCAAGGTGGACGCGATCATCGTGACCTTGACGGATACGTCCGCCGCACCCGGTATAAGCGAAGCAGCGCAGAAGGCCGGCATCCCGCTCGTCTATCTTAATATCGCACCCGAAAATATCGGTCGGCTACCGGAAAAGCAGGCCTATGTCGGCTCGAAGGAGACCGATGCGGGAAGGCTCGGCGCCGAGGCGGCCTGTGATCTCTTGAAAAAGAAGAACAAGGCAGGTGATGCGCAGGCCTTTATTTTGATGGGTGATCTGGCGCATCAGGCCTCGCGCGATCGCACCTCGTCGGTCAAGGAAACGCTGGCGGCGGGTGATTGCAAGGGAGCAACCATCGCCGACGAGCAGTCCGCGGCCTGGACGCGAACGAATGCCATGGACCTGACGACAAACTGGATTACCGCCGGACGGCCGATCGATGTGGTTTTCGCCAATAATGATGAAATGGCAATCGGTGCAATCCAGGCCTTCAAGGCGGCGGGCGTGCCGATGGATGATGTGATCGTCGTCGGCATCGATGCCACGCAGGATGCTCTTGCCGCAATGGCGGCGGGTGATCTGGACGTGACCGTATTCCAGAACGCCGGCGGACAGTCGGCGAGCGCAGTCGACGCCGCCATTGGGCTGGCCCGTGCAAAGAGCGTCGACAAGGAGGTCTGGGTGCCGTTTGAACTGGTGACGCCAGGCAACATGGGCGAGTACAGCCGAAAGAACTGA